One Paraburkholderia kururiensis DNA window includes the following coding sequences:
- a CDS encoding response regulator transcription factor — MSDMNFLVIDDDEVFSGILARGLARRGFTVQQAHDGDEAVRLANQQKFGQITVDLHLGNDSGLSLVAPLRELQPDARILVLTGYASIATAVQAVKDGADNYLAKPANVETILSALQTEASAVQAEEALEHPMPLSVARLEWEHIQRVLAENGGNISATARALNMHRRTLQRKLAKRPVKQ; from the coding sequence ATGAGCGACATGAATTTCCTGGTGATCGACGACGACGAGGTGTTCTCGGGCATTCTGGCCCGCGGCCTCGCCCGGCGCGGCTTTACGGTGCAGCAGGCACACGATGGGGACGAGGCGGTCCGGTTGGCGAATCAGCAGAAATTCGGCCAGATCACGGTGGACCTGCATCTCGGCAACGATTCCGGGCTGAGCCTTGTGGCGCCGCTGCGCGAGCTTCAGCCGGACGCGCGCATCCTCGTGCTGACCGGGTACGCGAGCATTGCCACCGCCGTTCAGGCAGTGAAGGACGGCGCGGACAACTACCTCGCCAAGCCCGCGAACGTCGAGACGATTCTTTCGGCGCTGCAGACCGAGGCGAGTGCGGTCCAGGCCGAAGAGGCGCTAGAACACCCCATGCCGCTTTCGGTGGCGCGGCTCGAATGGGAGCACATCCAGCGCGTGCTGGCCGAGAACGGCGGCAATATCTCCGCGACGGCGCGGGCGCTCAACATGCATCGGCGCACGCTGCAGCGCAAGCTCGCGAAGCGGCCGGTGAAGCAGTGA
- the hslU gene encoding ATP-dependent protease ATPase subunit HslU, with protein MSTMTPAEIVSELDKHIIGQARAKKAVAVALRNRWRRQQVAEPLRQEITPKNILMIGPTGVGKTEIARRLAKLADAPFIKIEATKFTEVGYVGRDVDSIVRDLIEISVKQTREAEMRKVRTKAQDLAEDRILDILLPPARPVGFGSTGDSSHGDTDSTTRQTFRKRLREGQLDDKEIELDVELPQVGMDIMGPPGMEDMTEQIRSMFANLGGGKKTRRKLKVSEALKVLTDEEAGKMLNEEEVKTKAVQNVEQNGIVFLDEIDKITSRNEAGAGEVSRQGVQRDLLPLVEGTTINTKYGMVKTDHILFIASGAFHLAKPSDLIPELQGRFPIRVELDSLSVKDFEAILVATDASLVKQYQALLATEDVQLDFAEDGIRRLAEIAYAVNEKTENIGARRLYTVIEKLLEEISFAAGNHAGNSVTIDAAYVDRALNEVSQDEDLSRYVL; from the coding sequence ATGAGCACCATGACCCCTGCCGAGATCGTCTCGGAACTCGACAAGCACATCATTGGCCAGGCGCGCGCGAAGAAAGCCGTCGCCGTCGCATTGCGCAATCGCTGGCGCCGGCAGCAGGTGGCCGAGCCGCTGCGCCAGGAAATCACCCCCAAGAACATTCTGATGATCGGACCGACGGGTGTCGGTAAAACCGAAATTGCGCGCCGTCTCGCGAAGCTGGCCGACGCGCCGTTCATCAAGATCGAAGCCACGAAGTTCACCGAAGTGGGCTACGTGGGGCGAGACGTCGACAGCATCGTGCGCGACCTGATCGAAATCTCCGTCAAGCAGACGCGCGAAGCGGAAATGCGCAAGGTCCGCACGAAGGCGCAAGACCTCGCCGAAGACCGCATTCTCGATATCCTGCTGCCGCCCGCACGCCCGGTCGGCTTCGGCTCCACGGGCGACAGCAGCCACGGCGACACGGACAGCACCACGCGCCAGACCTTCCGCAAGCGTCTGCGCGAAGGCCAGCTCGACGACAAGGAAATCGAACTCGACGTGGAGTTGCCGCAAGTCGGCATGGACATCATGGGACCGCCGGGCATGGAAGATATGACCGAGCAGATCCGTTCGATGTTCGCGAATCTGGGCGGCGGCAAGAAAACGCGCCGCAAGCTGAAGGTGAGCGAGGCGCTGAAAGTGCTGACCGACGAAGAAGCCGGCAAGATGCTCAACGAAGAGGAAGTGAAAACGAAGGCCGTGCAGAACGTCGAGCAGAACGGCATCGTGTTCCTCGACGAAATCGACAAGATCACCTCACGCAACGAAGCCGGCGCCGGCGAGGTGTCGCGCCAGGGCGTGCAGCGCGACCTGCTGCCGCTCGTGGAAGGCACCACTATCAACACGAAGTACGGGATGGTGAAGACCGATCACATCCTGTTCATCGCGAGCGGCGCGTTCCATCTGGCCAAGCCGAGCGACCTGATTCCCGAACTGCAGGGACGCTTTCCGATCCGTGTCGAACTGGATTCGCTTTCCGTGAAGGACTTCGAGGCGATTCTGGTGGCCACCGACGCGAGCCTCGTCAAGCAATACCAGGCGCTGCTCGCCACCGAAGACGTGCAGCTCGACTTCGCCGAAGACGGCATCCGGCGCCTCGCGGAGATTGCCTACGCGGTGAACGAGAAGACCGAGAACATCGGCGCGCGCCGGCTCTACACGGTGATCGAAAAGCTGCTGGAGGAAATCTCGTTTGCTGCCGGCAACCATGCGGGCAACAGCGTGACCATCGACGCCGCTTACGTGGATCGCGCATTGAACGAAGTCTCGCAGGACGAGGACCTCTCGCGCTACGTGCTTTAA
- the hslV gene encoding ATP-dependent protease subunit HslV has protein sequence MEQFHGTTIVSVRRGDKVALGGDGQVTLGNIVMKGGAKKVRRIYNGKVMVGFAGGTADAFSLLDRFEAKLEKHQGNLTRAAVELAKDWRTDRMLRRLEAMLIAADSQTTLVITGNGDVLDPEGGICAIGSGGAYAQAAARALAENTDLSPREIVEKSLEIAGDMCIYTNHNRVIETIE, from the coding sequence ATGGAGCAATTTCACGGTACGACGATCGTTTCCGTGCGACGCGGCGACAAGGTCGCGCTGGGCGGCGACGGCCAGGTCACCCTCGGCAACATCGTCATGAAGGGCGGGGCGAAGAAGGTCCGGCGCATCTATAACGGCAAGGTGATGGTCGGCTTCGCAGGCGGCACCGCCGACGCGTTCTCGCTGCTCGACCGCTTCGAAGCGAAGCTCGAAAAGCATCAGGGCAATCTCACCCGCGCCGCGGTGGAACTGGCCAAAGACTGGCGTACCGACCGCATGCTGCGTCGTCTCGAAGCCATGCTGATCGCCGCGGATTCGCAAACCACGCTCGTCATTACCGGCAACGGCGACGTGCTGGACCCCGAAGGCGGCATCTGCGCCATCGGCTCGGGCGGTGCCTACGCTCAGGCGGCCGCGCGTGCGCTGGCGGAAAACACCGACCTGTCGCCGCGCGAGATCGTGGAGAAGTCGCTGGAGATTGCCGGCGACATGTGCATCTACACGAACCACAACCGCGTCATCGAGACCATCGAGTAA
- the dksA gene encoding RNA polymerase-binding protein DksA, with protein sequence MTTKRLLTEAEILKMSDKDYMNDDQLAFFKNRLEQLQAEILRNAGQTTENLRETVIVPDPADRATIEEEHALELRTRDRERKLLKKVQQSLARIESGEYGWCEETGEPIGIPRLLARPTATLSLEAQERRELRQKLFGD encoded by the coding sequence ATGACGACGAAACGACTCTTGACCGAAGCCGAAATCCTGAAGATGAGCGACAAGGATTACATGAACGACGATCAGCTCGCTTTCTTCAAGAACCGGCTTGAACAGCTGCAGGCGGAAATTCTCCGCAATGCGGGCCAGACAACCGAGAATCTTCGTGAAACCGTGATCGTGCCGGACCCGGCCGACCGCGCGACCATCGAAGAAGAGCATGCGCTGGAACTGCGCACGCGCGACCGTGAGCGCAAGCTGCTGAAGAAGGTACAGCAGTCGCTGGCGCGCATCGAATCGGGCGAGTACGGCTGGTGCGAAGAAACCGGCGAGCCGATCGGCATTCCGCGTCTGCTCGCGCGGCCCACGGCCACGCTCTCGCTCGAAGCGCAGGAGCGGCGCGAACTGCGCCAGAAGCTGTTCGGCGACTGA
- a CDS encoding CobW family GTP-binding protein encodes MIPVTILTGFLGSGKTTLLKRILNEKHGMKIAVVENEFGEENIDNDILVQDSNEQIIQMSNGCICCTIRGDLARVLGDLAAKKRDGKLDFDRVVIETTGLANPGPVAQTFFMDNEIADEFLLDAIITLVDAKHANHQLDEHEVVQRQVGFADRLFITKSDLVDENALADLRHRLVHMNPKAFIRVVNFGEADIKEVFDLRGFNLNAKLEIDPDFLAEDEHDHDHEHHDHDHADCDHDHDQCNHEGHDHGHHHHHHAHHDDKIKSFVYRSDRPFDPNRLEDFLGGILQIYGERLLRYKGVLYMKGVDRKVVFQGVHQMMGSDLAAKWLPAEKKTNKMVFIGIELPQDLITDGLDACLA; translated from the coding sequence ATGATTCCCGTTACCATCCTCACCGGCTTTCTGGGCAGCGGCAAAACCACGCTGCTCAAGCGCATCCTGAACGAGAAGCACGGCATGAAGATCGCCGTGGTGGAAAACGAGTTCGGAGAGGAGAACATCGACAACGATATCCTCGTGCAGGACTCCAACGAGCAGATCATCCAGATGAGCAACGGCTGCATCTGCTGCACCATTCGCGGCGACCTCGCGCGCGTGCTGGGCGATCTGGCGGCGAAGAAGCGCGACGGCAAGCTCGACTTCGACCGCGTCGTGATCGAGACCACTGGCCTTGCCAATCCGGGTCCGGTCGCGCAGACGTTCTTCATGGATAACGAGATCGCCGACGAATTCCTGCTCGACGCCATCATCACGCTCGTGGACGCGAAGCACGCGAACCACCAGCTCGACGAGCACGAAGTCGTACAGCGCCAGGTGGGTTTCGCCGACCGCCTCTTCATCACGAAGTCGGACCTCGTCGACGAAAACGCGTTGGCGGACCTGCGCCACCGGCTCGTTCACATGAACCCGAAGGCGTTCATCCGCGTGGTCAATTTCGGCGAGGCGGACATCAAGGAAGTGTTCGACCTGCGCGGTTTCAATCTGAACGCGAAGCTCGAGATCGATCCGGACTTCCTCGCCGAAGACGAGCACGATCATGACCACGAGCACCACGATCACGACCATGCTGATTGCGACCACGACCACGACCAGTGCAATCACGAAGGCCACGATCATGGCCATCACCACCATCACCACGCGCATCACGACGACAAGATCAAGTCGTTCGTCTACCGGAGCGACCGCCCGTTCGATCCGAACCGACTGGAAGACTTTCTCGGTGGCATCCTGCAGATCTACGGCGAACGCCTGCTGCGCTACAAGGGCGTGCTGTACATGAAGGGCGTCGACCGCAAGGTCGTGTTCCAGGGGGTGCATCAGATGATGGGCAGCGACCTCGCCGCGAAGTGGCTGCCGGCAGAGAAGAAGACCAACAAGATGGTGTTCATCGGCATCGAGCTGCCGCAAGACCTGATCACCGACGGCCTCGACGCCTGCCTCGCCTAA
- a CDS encoding class I SAM-dependent rRNA methyltransferase yields MNIVTLKPSKEKSLLRRHPWVYANAIDRVDGKPASGATVIVRAHDGRFLARAAWSPHSQIRARVWTFDETEPIDHAFFKRRVQRALAHRQQMVRDTGAVRLIFGEADGLPGLIVDYYTADDAQARGQLVCQFMAAGVEAWKEAIVAALVGATGCPNVYERSDVSIREKEGLEQTTGVLAGEAPPETLVVTENGVRYHVDVRSGHKTGFYIDQRDNRALVQTFAQGRDVLNCFCYTGGFSLAALKGGAARVVSIDSSGEALALAQQNVAANGFDAARATWLDADAFRTLRSLYDDGQRFDLIVLDPPKFAPSREHVDRAARAYKDINLSGFKLLRPGGLLFTYSCSGAIDAELFQKIVAGAAADARVDARILKRLGAGVDHPLLTAFPEGEYLKGLLLQIA; encoded by the coding sequence ATGAACATCGTTACGCTCAAACCGTCGAAAGAGAAGTCGCTGCTGCGCCGCCACCCATGGGTCTACGCGAATGCGATCGACCGCGTCGACGGCAAGCCGGCTTCCGGCGCCACCGTCATCGTGCGCGCCCACGACGGCCGGTTCCTCGCGCGCGCCGCCTGGAGCCCGCACTCGCAGATCCGCGCCCGCGTGTGGACCTTCGACGAAACCGAGCCCATCGATCACGCCTTCTTCAAGCGCCGCGTGCAGCGCGCGCTGGCCCATCGCCAGCAGATGGTGCGCGACACGGGCGCAGTGCGCCTGATCTTCGGCGAGGCGGATGGTCTGCCCGGCCTGATCGTCGACTACTACACCGCCGACGATGCGCAGGCGCGCGGCCAGCTGGTCTGCCAGTTCATGGCGGCGGGCGTCGAGGCGTGGAAGGAGGCGATCGTGGCGGCGCTCGTGGGCGCGACCGGTTGCCCGAACGTCTACGAGCGCTCGGACGTATCGATCCGCGAGAAGGAAGGGCTCGAACAAACAACGGGCGTGCTGGCGGGCGAGGCGCCGCCCGAGACGCTCGTCGTCACCGAGAACGGCGTGCGTTACCACGTGGACGTGCGCAGCGGCCACAAAACCGGCTTCTACATCGACCAGCGCGACAACCGCGCGCTCGTGCAGACCTTCGCGCAAGGCCGCGACGTGCTGAACTGCTTCTGCTACACGGGCGGCTTTTCGCTTGCGGCGCTCAAGGGCGGTGCGGCGCGCGTGGTCTCCATCGATTCGTCGGGCGAGGCGCTTGCGCTTGCCCAGCAGAACGTCGCGGCGAACGGCTTCGACGCAGCGCGCGCCACCTGGCTCGACGCCGACGCGTTCCGCACCCTGCGCAGCCTCTACGACGACGGTCAGCGCTTCGACCTGATCGTGCTCGATCCGCCGAAGTTCGCGCCGTCGCGCGAGCACGTCGATCGGGCCGCGCGCGCGTACAAGGACATCAACCTCAGCGGCTTCAAGCTGCTGCGTCCGGGCGGCCTGCTGTTCACCTACTCGTGCTCGGGCGCGATCGACGCGGAGCTGTTCCAGAAAATCGTCGCCGGTGCGGCCGCGGACGCGCGCGTGGACGCGCGCATCCTCAAGCGGCTCGGCGCAGGCGTCGATCACCCGCTGCTCACGGCATTTCCGGAAGGCGAGTACCTGAAGGGCCTGCTGTTGCAAATCGCCTGA
- the xerC gene encoding tyrosine recombinase XerC, whose amino-acid sequence MNATDPTAAYLSSLEHERRLSAHTLRGYTHELDELKKLANGRPLESLTATDIRGAVARAHAGGLSARSIAHRLSAWRAFYRWYAGHVELAANPVATVRAPKRAKTLPKALSVDDANALMDAPSPGTAEGLRDHAMLELFYSSGLRLAELVGLDVNYAKADGYESAGWLKLDAAEVEVLGKGNRRRVVPVGRKALDALNAWLAVRHEFVKTDPQPLFLSVRGNRMSPNVVRERVKRAAIAAGIPANVHPHVLRHSFATHVLQSSGDLRAVQELLGHASITATQVYTSLDFQHLARVYDQAHPRAKKRD is encoded by the coding sequence GTGAACGCCACCGACCCCACCGCCGCCTACCTGTCGAGCCTCGAGCACGAGCGGCGGCTGTCGGCGCATACGTTGCGCGGCTATACGCACGAACTCGACGAACTGAAGAAGCTCGCGAACGGCCGGCCGCTGGAAAGCCTGACAGCCACGGACATCCGTGGCGCGGTGGCCCGCGCGCACGCAGGCGGCCTCTCGGCGCGCTCCATTGCGCACCGTCTTTCGGCCTGGCGCGCGTTCTACCGCTGGTACGCCGGCCATGTGGAACTGGCCGCCAATCCGGTCGCCACGGTGCGCGCGCCGAAGCGGGCGAAGACCTTGCCGAAGGCGCTTTCCGTCGACGACGCCAACGCGCTCATGGACGCGCCGTCGCCCGGCACGGCCGAAGGCCTGCGCGACCACGCTATGCTCGAGCTGTTCTACTCGTCGGGCTTGCGGCTCGCGGAGCTGGTCGGTCTCGACGTGAACTACGCGAAGGCGGACGGCTACGAATCCGCCGGCTGGCTCAAGCTCGACGCCGCCGAAGTGGAAGTGCTCGGCAAAGGCAATCGGCGACGTGTGGTGCCGGTGGGCCGCAAGGCGCTCGACGCGCTCAACGCCTGGCTCGCCGTGCGCCACGAATTCGTGAAGACCGACCCGCAGCCGCTGTTCCTCTCGGTACGCGGCAACCGAATGTCGCCCAACGTGGTGCGCGAGCGCGTGAAGCGCGCCGCCATCGCGGCGGGCATTCCGGCCAACGTGCATCCGCACGTGCTGCGCCACTCGTTCGCCACGCACGTGCTCCAGTCGAGCGGCGATCTGCGCGCGGTCCAGGAACTGCTGGGACACGCGAGCATCACCGCCACCCAGGTCTATACGTCGCTCGATTTCCAGCATCTCGCGCGCGTCTACGACCAGGCCCATCCGCGAGCGAAGAAACGCGATTGA
- a CDS encoding DUF484 family protein, whose product MNDREVADYLLANPDFFTEHAELLATIRLGNPHGKAAVSLQERQMEMLRDKNKLLERRLAELLRYGHENDSIAAKFNRWTTRVISERDPYALPRTIADNLRDVFDVPHAALRVWDVAEQYAQADFARHTGEEVRIFANSLAAPYCGANTGFEAAQWLASAAAAPGAAAVTASPLADAGPARMEAAGNDGTVAAASGTGIESIAILALRDPQADAAAPAFGLLVMGSPDPRRFHEGMATDFLSQIGALASAALTRLLPR is encoded by the coding sequence ATGAACGATCGCGAAGTCGCCGACTATCTGCTCGCCAATCCCGATTTCTTTACCGAGCACGCCGAACTGCTGGCCACGATCCGGCTCGGTAATCCGCACGGCAAGGCTGCGGTGTCGCTGCAGGAGCGACAGATGGAAATGCTGCGAGACAAGAACAAGTTGCTCGAACGACGTCTTGCCGAGCTGCTGCGCTACGGCCACGAGAACGACAGCATCGCCGCGAAGTTCAACCGCTGGACCACGCGCGTGATCTCGGAGCGCGACCCGTACGCGCTGCCGCGCACCATCGCCGACAACCTGCGCGACGTGTTCGACGTGCCGCACGCTGCGCTGCGTGTGTGGGACGTGGCCGAGCAGTACGCGCAGGCCGATTTCGCCCGCCACACCGGCGAGGAAGTGCGGATCTTCGCGAACAGCCTCGCGGCGCCGTACTGCGGAGCGAACACCGGCTTCGAGGCGGCGCAGTGGCTGGCGTCGGCGGCGGCTGCGCCTGGCGCCGCTGCGGTAACCGCTTCACCTCTGGCCGATGCCGGCCCGGCGCGCATGGAAGCCGCCGGCAACGACGGGACCGTCGCCGCTGCATCCGGCACCGGCATCGAATCGATCGCCATCCTCGCGCTGCGCGACCCGCAGGCCGACGCCGCGGCGCCGGCGTTCGGCTTGCTCGTGATGGGCTCGCCCGATCCGCGCCGCTTCCACGAAGGCATGGCGACAGACTTCCTCTCGCAGATCGGCGCCCTCGCGAGCGCCGCGCTCACGCGCCTGCTGCCGCGCTGA
- the dapF gene encoding diaminopimelate epimerase — protein sequence MKLKFTKMHGAGNDFVVLDGYTQPLSLSPARVRALADRHFGVGADQLLLVEKPTIEGVDFRYRIFNCDGGEVEHCGNGARCFVRFVRERKLTDATSIRVQVQNGVIALTVQENGEVVVDMSTPVFEPARLPFDTKGLEGRREGNDTLWPLDVNGTVRWVSAVSMGNPHAVQVVDDVEAFPVGEDGPVIEWHPRFAQKVNAGFMQIVSRHEIRLRVYERGAGETLACGTGACAAVAAGIRRGLLDTPVTVHTHGGVLTISWDGAHDEAAPLFMAGPATTVFEGELDLDTLPE from the coding sequence ATGAAACTGAAATTCACCAAAATGCACGGCGCGGGCAACGACTTCGTCGTGCTGGACGGCTACACGCAGCCGCTCTCGCTGAGCCCTGCGCGCGTGCGCGCGCTCGCCGACCGGCATTTCGGCGTGGGCGCCGACCAGCTGCTGCTGGTGGAAAAGCCCACGATCGAAGGCGTCGATTTCAGATACCGCATCTTCAATTGCGACGGCGGCGAGGTCGAGCATTGCGGCAACGGCGCGCGCTGCTTCGTGCGTTTCGTGCGCGAACGCAAGCTCACCGACGCGACGAGCATCCGCGTCCAGGTGCAGAACGGCGTGATTGCACTCACGGTGCAGGAGAACGGCGAGGTCGTCGTAGACATGAGCACGCCCGTGTTCGAGCCCGCCCGGCTGCCGTTCGACACGAAGGGGCTGGAAGGCCGCCGCGAAGGCAACGACACGCTCTGGCCGCTCGACGTGAACGGTACGGTGCGGTGGGTCTCGGCCGTATCGATGGGCAATCCGCATGCCGTACAGGTGGTGGACGACGTCGAAGCGTTCCCCGTTGGCGAAGACGGCCCCGTGATCGAGTGGCACCCGCGCTTCGCGCAGAAGGTGAACGCCGGGTTCATGCAGATCGTGTCGCGCCACGAGATTCGCCTGCGCGTCTACGAGCGCGGCGCGGGCGAAACGCTTGCGTGCGGCACGGGCGCGTGCGCCGCGGTGGCGGCGGGCATCCGGCGCGGGCTGCTCGACACGCCGGTGACGGTGCACACGCACGGCGGCGTGCTGACAATTTCGTGGGACGGCGCGCACGACGAAGCCGCGCCGCTCTTCATGGCCGGCCCGGCCACGACCGTTTTCGAAGGCGAACTGGACCTGGACACGCTGCCCGAATAA
- a CDS encoding lipid A biosynthesis lauroyl acyltransferase, which yields MLGRLGTHFGIALLKLFAILPYGFVARLGDGLGWLLYQIPSRRKRIVHINLKLCFPDWSDERREEVAGKHFRHAIRSYLERSVQWFGSAKKLEKLIQVESEVDLSDPDLPPTLFLGLHFVGIEAGSIFLNYSLHRRCGSLYQPMSNPLLEEVAKAARARFDADMASRADSARIVLRWLRERKPVMLGADMDYGARNSTFVPFFGVPTCTLTAVGRLAKVGRAQVVPFIGEVLPHYKGYKLKIFKPWDNYPTGDDDADARRMNAFLEEQIPRIPEQYYWVHKRFKTRPPGEPSVY from the coding sequence ATGCTAGGCCGCCTCGGCACCCATTTCGGCATCGCCCTCCTCAAGCTGTTCGCGATCCTGCCGTACGGTTTCGTCGCGCGCCTGGGCGACGGCCTCGGCTGGCTGCTCTACCAGATTCCCAGCCGCCGCAAGCGCATCGTCCACATCAACCTCAAGCTCTGTTTTCCGGACTGGAGCGACGAACGTCGCGAGGAAGTGGCCGGCAAGCATTTTCGGCATGCCATCCGCAGCTATCTGGAGCGCAGCGTCCAGTGGTTCGGTTCGGCGAAGAAGCTCGAAAAGCTTATCCAGGTGGAAAGCGAAGTGGACCTGAGCGACCCGGACCTGCCGCCCACGCTCTTTCTCGGCCTCCACTTCGTCGGTATCGAAGCGGGCTCCATCTTCCTCAACTATTCGCTGCACCGGCGCTGCGGCTCGCTCTATCAGCCGATGTCGAACCCGCTGCTCGAAGAGGTGGCGAAGGCGGCGCGCGCGCGCTTCGACGCCGACATGGCGAGCCGCGCCGACAGTGCGCGCATCGTGCTGCGCTGGCTGCGCGAGCGCAAACCCGTGATGCTCGGCGCCGACATGGACTACGGCGCGCGCAACTCGACGTTCGTGCCGTTCTTCGGCGTGCCCACCTGCACGCTTACGGCAGTCGGCCGCCTTGCCAAGGTGGGACGCGCGCAGGTGGTGCCGTTCATCGGCGAAGTGCTGCCCCACTACAAGGGCTACAAGCTCAAGATATTCAAGCCGTGGGACAACTACCCCACCGGCGACGACGACGCGGACGCGCGCCGCATGAACGCGTTTCTCGAAGAGCAGATTCCGCGCATTCCCGAGCAGTACTACTGGGTTCACAAGCGCTTCAAGACGCGGCCGCCCGGCGAGCCCAGCGTGTATTGA
- the metK gene encoding methionine adenosyltransferase yields the protein MSNDFLFTSESVSEGHPDKVADQISDAILDAILTQDKYSRVAAETLCNTGLVVLAGEITTTANVDYIQIARDTIKRIGYDNTDYGIDYRGCAVLVAYDKQSPDIAQGVDRAHDNNLDQGAGDQGLMFGYACDETPELMPLPIHLSHRLVERQANLRRDGRLPWLRPDAKSQVTIRYVDNKPYSIDTVVLSTQHAPDIELSTLREAVIEEVIKPTLPADLIKGDIKFLVNPTGRFVIGGPQGDCGLTGRKIIVDTYGGAAPHGGGAFSGKDPSKVDRSAAYAGRYVAKNIVAAGLASRCLIQVSYAIGVAQPTSVMVNTFGTGRVSDATITQLVREHFDLRPKGIIQMLDLLRPVYEKTAAYGHFGREEPEFSWEATDKALALAEAAGTEPAVAIA from the coding sequence GTGTCAAACGACTTCCTCTTTACGTCTGAATCCGTTTCCGAAGGCCATCCGGACAAGGTCGCAGACCAGATCTCGGACGCCATTCTCGACGCCATCCTGACGCAGGACAAGTATTCGCGGGTCGCCGCCGAGACGCTGTGCAACACGGGTCTCGTCGTGCTCGCCGGTGAAATCACCACGACCGCGAACGTCGATTACATCCAGATTGCGCGCGACACCATCAAGCGCATCGGCTACGACAACACCGACTACGGCATCGACTACCGCGGCTGCGCGGTGCTTGTCGCCTACGACAAGCAGTCGCCGGACATCGCCCAGGGCGTGGACCGCGCGCACGACAACAACCTCGACCAGGGCGCCGGCGACCAGGGCCTGATGTTCGGCTACGCGTGCGATGAAACGCCCGAACTGATGCCGCTGCCCATCCACCTGTCGCACCGCCTCGTTGAGCGCCAGGCAAACCTGCGCCGCGACGGCCGCCTGCCCTGGCTGCGTCCGGACGCGAAGTCGCAGGTCACCATTCGCTACGTCGACAACAAGCCGTATTCCATCGACACCGTCGTGCTCTCCACGCAGCATGCGCCGGACATCGAACTGTCCACGCTGCGCGAAGCGGTGATCGAAGAGGTCATCAAGCCCACGCTGCCGGCCGACCTCATCAAGGGCGACATCAAGTTCCTCGTGAATCCGACCGGCCGCTTCGTGATTGGCGGCCCGCAAGGCGACTGCGGTCTGACGGGCCGCAAGATCATCGTCGATACGTACGGCGGCGCGGCACCGCACGGCGGCGGCGCGTTCTCGGGCAAAGACCCGTCGAAGGTGGACCGTTCGGCCGCTTACGCGGGCCGCTACGTGGCGAAGAACATCGTTGCCGCAGGCCTTGCGTCGCGCTGCCTGATCCAGGTGTCGTACGCGATTGGCGTGGCGCAGCCCACTTCGGTCATGGTGAACACGTTCGGCACGGGTCGCGTGTCGGATGCAACCATCACGCAACTCGTGCGCGAGCATTTCGACCTGCGTCCGAAGGGCATCATCCAGATGCTCGACCTGCTGCGCCCCGTCTACGAGAAGACGGCCGCGTATGGTCACTTCGGTCGCGAAGAGCCGGAGTTCTCGTGGGAAGCAACGGACAAGGCGCTGGCGCTCGCCGAAGCAGCGGGCACGGAGCCGGCTGTCGCGATCGCTTAA
- a CDS encoding phytanoyl-CoA dioxygenase family protein: MSAHSKKEQVQMLRERGFVVVPGLVSPERCAELKSIAEQQLIEAAAPLEYEADLRYPGAPDSRESPGGHTVRRLLDAYGRHPRFAQWATAPEIRGWMELYFGEEPVLSRAHHNCMMTKHPAYGSLTGWHRDVRYWSFERDDLVSVWLALGQETVDNGGLWFVPGSHSATFTSDRFDDAKFFRSDLPENQALIQTAISPALSAGDVVFFHCNTLHSAGKNLTDRVKFSLVFTYHGASNVPLPGTRSASKPEVPF; this comes from the coding sequence ATGTCAGCCCATTCGAAGAAGGAACAGGTGCAAATGCTGCGCGAGCGCGGCTTCGTCGTGGTTCCGGGTCTGGTTTCGCCTGAACGTTGCGCGGAACTGAAGAGCATTGCGGAACAGCAGTTGATCGAAGCGGCCGCGCCGCTCGAATACGAGGCGGACCTGCGCTATCCCGGCGCGCCGGACTCGCGCGAATCGCCTGGCGGCCATACGGTGCGGCGTCTGCTCGACGCGTACGGACGTCATCCGCGTTTTGCGCAGTGGGCCACGGCGCCCGAAATCCGCGGCTGGATGGAGCTTTACTTCGGCGAAGAGCCGGTGCTGTCCCGCGCGCATCACAACTGCATGATGACGAAGCACCCAGCGTACGGCAGCCTGACTGGCTGGCATCGCGACGTGCGCTACTGGTCGTTCGAGCGCGACGATCTGGTGTCGGTGTGGCTCGCGCTCGGGCAGGAGACCGTGGATAACGGTGGACTCTGGTTCGTGCCCGGCTCGCACAGCGCGACGTTCACGTCCGATCGTTTCGACGACGCGAAATTCTTCCGCTCGGATCTGCCCGAGAACCAGGCGTTGATCCAGACTGCGATCTCGCCGGCGCTCTCGGCCGGCGACGTCGTGTTCTTCCACTGCAACACGCTGCATTCGGCGGGCAAGAATCTCACGGACCGCGTGAAGTTTTCGCTCGTCTTCACCTATCACGGCGCGAGCAACGTGCCGTTGCCGGGCACACGTTCGGCGTCGAAGCCTGAAGTGCCGTTTTGA